The following proteins are encoded in a genomic region of Nitrospirota bacterium:
- a CDS encoding zinc-dependent peptidase, with product MKRNSRAPSYVAWARIPGREYGELVEKVKKHHKDVIDSYGATNPAEFFAVITEAFFKKPAKLKQKHPALYEELKLYYKMDPLQWG from the coding sequence ATGAAAAGAAATTCGAGGGCTCCAAGCTATGTTGCCTGGGCGAGGATTCCGGGCAGGGAGTACGGGGAACTCGTTGAGAAGGTGAAAAAACATCACAAGGATGTGATTGACTCGTACGGAGCAACCAACCCGGCGGAATTTTTTGCAGTAATCACAGAGGCATTTTTCAAGAAACCTGCAAAGCTGAAACAGAAGCATCCTGCACTCTACGAGGAATTAAAGCTCTACTATAAAATGGATCCGCTCCAATGGGGTTAA
- a CDS encoding zinc-dependent peptidase, which translates to MKQPFPREWEEILRGNVALYQHLPADLRERLHGYINVFLDEKKFEGSKLCCLGEDSGQGVRGTR; encoded by the coding sequence ATGAAGCAGCCGTTTCCCCGGGAATGGGAGGAGATACTCCGGGGAAACGTGGCCCTTTATCAACACCTTCCCGCAGATCTCAGGGAGCGGCTTCACGGCTACATAAATGTGTTTCTGGATGAAAAGAAATTCGAGGGCTCCAAGCTATGTTGCCTGGGCGAGGATTCCGGGCAGGGAGTACGGGGAACTCGTTGA
- a CDS encoding helix-turn-helix transcriptional regulator, translating into MARPLRIEYEGAVYHVTSRGNAGEIVFRDEKDRGNILATIKKRNTRGQRYASRPGLDVLFDEEIKGDRKKRKEKVQEAVERHGYSQKEVADYIGVHYSVISKLLKG; encoded by the coding sequence ATGGCAAGACCGTTAAGAATAGAATATGAAGGGGCAGTATATCATGTAACCTCAAGAGGCAACGCGGGGGAAATTGTGTTCAGAGATGAAAAAGACCGGGGAAACATACTTGCAACAATAAAAAAAAGAAATACCCGGGGCCAGAGATACGCAAGCAGACCGGGACTTGACGTATTATTTGATGAAGAAATAAAAGGTGACAGGAAAAAGCGGAAGGAAAAAGTGCAGGAAGCAGTAGAAAGACATGGTTACAGCCAGAAAGAGGTTGCGGATTACATCGGCGTACATTATTCTGTAATAAGTAAATTACTTAAAGGGTGA